A DNA window from Thalassospiraceae bacterium LMO-JJ14 contains the following coding sequences:
- a CDS encoding tripartite tricarboxylate transporter TctB family protein — MSRINRDTFIAILLMIVWSVFFWASFDFRQIDYGTMGAEVWPRGILIILFVLTAVYLFQSIKAGPDAVADEPFTVRGWLRKYHNPLWCYALYFLFLLTLPVLGMLIGGVALVFCLLTVLGERTPRDLLIHAVIAVVSITGMWALFTYALGVILPQGMIFTTL, encoded by the coding sequence ATGAGCCGGATTAATCGCGATACATTTATCGCAATACTCTTGATGATAGTGTGGTCTGTCTTTTTTTGGGCCAGTTTCGATTTTCGTCAAATCGACTACGGTACCATGGGGGCCGAGGTGTGGCCGCGCGGTATCCTGATTATCCTTTTTGTCCTGACGGCAGTCTATCTTTTTCAAAGTATCAAGGCCGGGCCGGATGCGGTTGCGGATGAGCCTTTCACGGTTCGGGGCTGGCTCCGCAAATATCACAACCCGCTTTGGTGCTATGCGCTTTATTTCCTATTTTTGCTGACGCTGCCGGTTCTCGGCATGCTGATCGGCGGTGTTGCACTGGTTTTCTGCCTGTTGACGGTTCTCGGCGAAAGAACACCGCGCGATCTGCTTATACATGCTGTCATTGCGGTGGTGTCGATAACCGGCATGTGGGCGCTTTTCACCTATGCGCTTGGCGTGATTTTGCCTCAGGGCATGATCTTCACAACCTTGTAG
- a CDS encoding tripartite tricarboxylate transporter substrate binding protein yields the protein MRKSVLSSICAAALIGAFGAIAPGSAEAATKIPCSTAKLIVPWKAGGGTAVIFNIFENIINNEVKAEPKIQVVTIGGQGGNKGAKEAKSSKPDGCTLFAIHQSAIVSYLNGRVDFTWDAFDMVAQVTSTPEILGASGKAPWKNFAEFKKFGIENPGEAKTGATFGSTSQFMWLLLEDLTGMKFKYVPFDGTRERMTALLSNTVDLGTINVASGRKYIESGELKAYAIADDERSKFLPDLPTLKELGVDMNYALVRGVVAPKGTPADIIDHWSQVFKKAAENANLKKQLDAKGTNVKWLGPKDYAAWFKKEYDDHERVAVKIGMYKK from the coding sequence ATGAGAAAGTCAGTCCTTAGCAGTATCTGTGCCGCTGCCCTTATCGGTGCATTCGGTGCGATTGCACCGGGAAGCGCCGAAGCGGCAACCAAGATTCCATGTTCGACAGCAAAACTGATCGTGCCGTGGAAAGCTGGTGGCGGCACCGCGGTGATCTTCAATATTTTTGAAAACATCATAAATAACGAGGTGAAAGCCGAACCGAAAATCCAGGTCGTGACGATTGGCGGCCAGGGTGGCAACAAGGGGGCCAAGGAAGCAAAAAGCTCAAAGCCCGATGGTTGCACGCTGTTCGCCATTCACCAGAGCGCCATCGTCAGCTATCTGAACGGTCGCGTCGATTTCACCTGGGATGCGTTCGACATGGTGGCGCAAGTCACCTCGACCCCGGAAATTCTGGGTGCGTCGGGCAAGGCGCCGTGGAAAAATTTCGCCGAATTCAAGAAGTTCGGCATTGAAAACCCCGGCGAAGCCAAAACCGGCGCGACGTTCGGTTCGACCAGCCAGTTCATGTGGCTGCTTCTCGAAGACCTGACCGGTATGAAGTTCAAGTATGTGCCCTTTGACGGGACGCGTGAACGCATGACGGCACTGTTGTCGAACACGGTCGATCTCGGCACCATCAACGTTGCATCGGGCCGCAAGTACATCGAATCCGGTGAGCTGAAAGCCTATGCTATTGCCGACGACGAGCGTTCCAAGTTCCTGCCGGACCTGCCAACGCTGAAGGAACTGGGCGTCGATATGAACTATGCCTTGGTTCGCGGTGTCGTCGCACCGAAGGGAACACCGGCCGACATTATCGATCACTGGTCGCAGGTCTTCAAAAAGGCTGCCGAAAACGCCAATTTGAAGAAGCAGCTGGACGCCAAGGGAACGAACGTTAAGTGGCTTGGTCCCAAGGATTATGCTGCGTGGTTCAAAAAGGAATATGATGACCACGAGCGTGTCGCCGTCAAGATCGGCATGTACAAGAAGTAA
- the ggt gene encoding gamma-glutamyltransferase encodes MRDLEKPGRSPAYGKHGMVATSHAISTAVGLDILRRGGNAMDAAVAACAVQCVVEPESTGIGGDNFCIYAPEGSIKDMVTFNGSGRAPARATPEWYADQGITEIARQSPHAVIVPGVIDAWETLIRDHGSMDFGELLQPAIEYARDGYPVSSRVSVDFASQIELLKGDPNASRVFMPNGKTPAAGEMHSQPELATTLSKIAEQGRDAFYTGDVAEDMVSYLQSLGGLHTLDDFKNAKGEYVQAISTNYRGYDIYECPPNGQGIIALLLLNMLKDVPTDGVDPLSVERLHMEIEYGRLAYQDRNFYCADPNQADVPIDWLLSDAHARELAAHFDPAKALNPLPPVSAPVNESTVYISVVDKDRNACSFINTLFSNFGTGLMAPKSGVMLTNRGQGFTLEQGHMNCIAPNKRPMHTIIPGMLGDGDKAVMPFGVMGGQYQSFGHMQFLTKMLDFGMDIQEAQDAPRVFPIANTMDVEMEGTLPAETIAALEKLGHRRIKPAKPIGGSQAIWIDWERGVLTGGSEPRKDGCAVGY; translated from the coding sequence ATGCGCGATTTGGAGAAACCCGGCCGGTCACCGGCATACGGCAAACACGGCATGGTCGCCACATCTCATGCGATTTCGACCGCTGTCGGTCTCGACATCCTTCGCCGGGGCGGCAACGCCATGGACGCCGCTGTCGCGGCGTGCGCCGTGCAGTGCGTCGTGGAGCCTGAATCGACCGGGATCGGCGGCGATAATTTCTGCATCTACGCCCCTGAAGGCTCGATCAAGGACATGGTCACCTTTAACGGGTCGGGCCGCGCGCCTGCCCGGGCGACGCCGGAATGGTATGCAGATCAGGGCATCACCGAGATCGCGCGCCAGTCGCCGCACGCGGTCATCGTGCCGGGTGTGATCGATGCGTGGGAAACCCTGATCAGGGACCACGGGTCCATGGATTTCGGCGAATTGCTGCAGCCGGCGATTGAGTATGCCCGTGACGGCTATCCGGTCTCGTCGCGGGTATCGGTCGATTTCGCGAGCCAGATCGAACTGCTCAAGGGCGATCCCAATGCGTCGCGTGTGTTCATGCCGAACGGCAAGACGCCTGCTGCCGGGGAAATGCATTCCCAGCCGGAACTGGCGACGACACTCTCGAAGATCGCCGAACAGGGCCGCGATGCGTTCTACACCGGCGACGTCGCCGAGGACATGGTGTCCTATCTGCAGTCGCTCGGCGGGCTGCATACCCTGGACGATTTCAAGAACGCCAAAGGCGAATACGTGCAGGCGATTTCGACCAATTACCGCGGCTACGACATTTACGAATGCCCGCCGAACGGTCAGGGCATCATCGCGCTTTTGCTGCTGAATATGCTGAAAGACGTACCGACGGACGGCGTCGATCCGCTGTCGGTCGAACGCCTGCACATGGAAATCGAGTACGGCCGCCTCGCCTATCAGGACCGCAATTTCTATTGCGCCGATCCGAACCAGGCCGATGTCCCCATCGACTGGCTGCTGTCCGATGCGCACGCCAGGGAACTGGCCGCACACTTCGACCCGGCGAAAGCGCTCAATCCGCTGCCGCCGGTATCGGCACCGGTCAACGAAAGCACGGTCTATATCTCGGTCGTCGACAAGGACCGCAACGCGTGCAGTTTCATCAACACCCTGTTCTCGAATTTCGGCACCGGTCTGATGGCGCCGAAATCGGGTGTCATGCTGACCAACCGCGGCCAGGGCTTCACACTGGAACAGGGGCATATGAACTGCATCGCACCGAACAAGCGGCCGATGCACACCATCATCCCCGGCATGCTCGGCGACGGCGACAAGGCGGTGATGCCGTTCGGCGTCATGGGCGGCCAGTATCAGTCGTTCGGCCACATGCAGTTCCTGACCAAGATGCTCGATTTCGGCATGGACATTCAGGAAGCGCAGGATGCGCCGCGGGTGTTCCCGATCGCCAACACCATGGACGTCGAGATGGAAGGCACACTGCCCGCCGAGACCATCGCCGCGCTTGAAAAGCTCGGTCACAGGCGCATCAAGCCCGCCAAGCCGATCGGCGGCTCGCAGGCGATCTGGATCGACTGGGAACGCGGTGTGCTGACAGGCGGCTCGGAACCCCGCAAGGACGGCTGCGCGGTCGGCTACTGA
- the doeB gene encoding N(2)-acetyl-L-2,4-diaminobutanoate deacetylase DoeB gives MSDEEFSKISCDIDLDAEGKHHGALIVPWSRDESSWGSIPLPITVIRNGDGPTVLFTGANHGDEYEGPIALTKLRASLQAKDIRGRVIIVPALNLPAFRAGARTSPIDGGNMNRAFPGDARGTITDMIAHFVTTRLIARADVVVDIHAGGRSMNLLPMGIIHDLPYPAQMAATLAALKAFGAPYGMILTELDAVGMIDTVVEEAGKVFVSTELGGAASSTVETIEIAERGVMNILKHTGVVAGEPDIPEPSQLIHTPKGGCFISARTEGLFEICKDLGAHVAAGDVIARVHYLEDPDREPAHLIAEIPGQIVCRHVPGLIRRGDCAAVLAEPWPNQGSG, from the coding sequence ATGAGTGACGAGGAATTTTCCAAGATATCCTGCGACATCGATCTTGATGCCGAGGGCAAGCACCATGGCGCGCTGATCGTGCCGTGGTCGCGCGACGAATCGTCGTGGGGATCGATCCCGCTGCCGATCACCGTCATCCGCAACGGTGACGGCCCGACGGTGCTGTTCACCGGCGCCAATCACGGCGATGAATACGAAGGGCCGATTGCGCTGACGAAACTGCGCGCCAGCCTGCAGGCCAAGGACATCCGGGGCCGCGTCATCATCGTCCCGGCGCTGAACCTGCCGGCGTTCCGCGCCGGTGCACGCACGTCCCCCATCGACGGCGGCAACATGAACCGCGCCTTTCCGGGGGATGCGCGCGGCACCATCACCGACATGATCGCGCATTTCGTCACCACCCGGCTGATCGCCCGCGCCGATGTCGTCGTCGATATTCACGCCGGCGGACGGTCCATGAACTTGCTGCCGATGGGTATCATTCACGACCTGCCCTACCCCGCCCAGATGGCCGCGACGCTGGCCGCGCTGAAAGCCTTCGGCGCGCCCTACGGCATGATCCTGACCGAACTCGATGCCGTCGGCATGATCGATACCGTGGTCGAGGAAGCGGGCAAGGTTTTCGTCTCGACGGAACTCGGCGGCGCCGCATCGTCAACGGTCGAAACCATCGAAATCGCCGAGCGCGGCGTGATGAACATTCTCAAACACACCGGCGTCGTTGCCGGCGAACCGGATATTCCCGAACCGTCGCAGCTTATACACACGCCAAAGGGCGGCTGCTTCATCAGTGCGCGTACCGAAGGCCTGTTCGAAATCTGCAAGGACCTCGGCGCGCACGTCGCCGCCGGAGACGTCATCGCCCGCGTGCATTATCTTGAAGACCCGGACCGCGAACCGGCACATCTGATCGCCGAGATTCCCGGGCAGATCGTCTGCCGGCATGTGCCGGGTCTGATCCGCCGCGGCGACTGTGCCGCCGTCCTCGCCGAGCCGTGGCCGAACCAAGGGTCCGGCTAG
- the eutB gene encoding hydroxyectoine utilization dehydratase EutB: protein MAAQRPVTLSDIRDAAGRIAGCVTRTPLRLSPYLSEKHDHPVRLKLETMQDTGAFKLRGATNALLALSEGDRKKGVIAVSTGNHGRGVAYAAQQLGIACAVYMSALVPAVKVDAIRALGAEVVITGRSQDEAEAEAMARIEKDGLIYIHPFDDPAVIAGQGTIGLEILEDMPDAANVIVPLSGGGLFAGIATAVKTMKPDTRMFGATMENGAAMISSLNAGKPVPVEEVESLADSLGGGIGLENAYTFDITRKLIDGTLLLSEAEIAAAMRTLFLHDRIVAEGGASVGVGALLSGRLDLKPGPTVIIVSGCNVDMQRFLEIVG, encoded by the coding sequence ATGGCGGCCCAGCGACCGGTCACGCTCAGCGATATCCGCGACGCGGCCGGGCGGATTGCCGGATGTGTCACACGCACCCCGCTCAGGCTGTCACCGTACCTGAGCGAAAAGCACGACCATCCGGTACGGCTCAAGCTCGAAACCATGCAGGATACCGGGGCCTTCAAGCTGCGGGGCGCGACGAACGCCCTGCTGGCCTTAAGCGAAGGCGACCGCAAAAAAGGGGTCATCGCCGTTTCGACGGGCAATCACGGACGCGGCGTCGCCTATGCGGCACAACAGCTCGGCATCGCATGCGCCGTCTACATGTCGGCACTGGTCCCGGCGGTGAAGGTCGATGCCATCCGCGCGCTCGGCGCCGAGGTGGTGATCACCGGCCGCTCGCAGGACGAAGCAGAGGCCGAGGCCATGGCGCGGATCGAAAAGGACGGCCTTATATACATTCATCCCTTCGACGATCCCGCCGTGATCGCCGGACAGGGCACCATCGGGCTGGAAATTCTCGAAGACATGCCGGACGCCGCCAACGTTATCGTGCCGCTTTCCGGGGGCGGGCTGTTCGCGGGCATCGCCACCGCCGTCAAGACCATGAAGCCCGATACGCGGATGTTCGGCGCGACGATGGAGAACGGCGCGGCGATGATCTCGTCCCTGAACGCAGGCAAGCCGGTCCCGGTCGAGGAAGTCGAGAGCCTCGCCGACAGTCTGGGCGGCGGCATCGGCCTTGAAAACGCCTACACCTTCGACATCACGCGCAAGCTGATCGACGGCACCTTGCTGCTCAGCGAAGCCGAAATCGCCGCCGCCATGCGCACGCTGTTTCTGCACGACCGCATCGTCGCCGAAGGCGGCGCGAGCGTCGGCGTCGGCGCCCTGCTGTCGGGCAGGCTCGATCTGAAGCCCGGGCCGACCGTCATCATCGTCTCCGGCTGCAATGTCGATATGCAGCGGTTTCTTGAAATTGTCGGGTGA
- a CDS encoding cyclodeaminase, which yields MSEENTPLVIGETKLREAIPLDTAVIDCIADAFSALNAGKVVMPPILRLDIPDKNGEVDIKTAYIDGFDCFCVKMSTGFFDNPERGLPSLGGMMTVLDANTGHVRAVLLDNGYLTDIRTAAAGAVAARHLAPEGPVRAGIIGTGVQARLQLQALALVRDLAEVRVWGRDPAKAESFAAELPFEIEVCTDIDALVGTSNVIVTTTPATAPLFERAGVQPGTHITAMGSDAPGKNELDPVIFLSANLVVCDSPVQCAEYGELRSALDAGFEDSIVELGMITGGGHPGRTDTNQITVCDLTGCGVQDTAISDLAVRRLGSD from the coding sequence ATGAGCGAAGAAAACACACCTCTCGTCATCGGCGAGACTAAACTGCGCGAGGCCATTCCCCTCGATACCGCCGTCATCGATTGCATCGCCGATGCCTTCAGCGCGCTCAATGCCGGCAAGGTCGTCATGCCGCCGATTCTGCGGCTCGACATCCCGGATAAAAACGGCGAGGTCGACATCAAGACCGCCTATATCGACGGCTTCGATTGTTTCTGCGTCAAGATGAGCACCGGGTTTTTCGACAACCCGGAGCGGGGCTTGCCGTCGCTGGGCGGGATGATGACCGTGCTCGATGCGAATACCGGGCATGTCCGGGCCGTGCTGCTGGACAACGGCTATCTGACCGATATCCGGACCGCCGCCGCGGGCGCCGTGGCGGCCCGGCATCTGGCCCCGGAAGGGCCGGTGCGCGCCGGAATCATCGGCACCGGGGTGCAGGCACGGTTGCAGTTGCAGGCGCTCGCCCTTGTCCGCGATCTGGCCGAGGTGCGCGTCTGGGGGCGCGATCCGGCCAAGGCGGAAAGCTTTGCCGCCGAGTTGCCGTTCGAAATCGAGGTCTGCACCGACATCGACGCCCTGGTCGGCACCAGCAACGTCATCGTCACGACGACACCGGCAACGGCGCCGCTGTTCGAGCGCGCCGGCGTGCAGCCCGGCACGCACATCACCGCCATGGGATCGGACGCACCCGGCAAGAACGAGCTGGACCCGGTCATCTTCCTCAGCGCCAATCTGGTGGTCTGCGACAGTCCGGTTCAGTGCGCCGAGTACGGCGAGCTTCGCAGCGCTCTCGATGCCGGGTTTGAAGACAGCATCGTCGAACTGGGCATGATCACCGGCGGCGGACATCCGGGCCGCACCGACACGAACCAGATCACCGTCTGCGATCTGACGGGGTGCGGCGTCCAGGATACGGCAATTTCCGATCTGGCGGTGCGCCGGCTCGGCTCGGATTAA
- a CDS encoding adenylate/guanylate cyclase domain-containing protein, with product MTPTRYDIYVRQGGRWRRHEELTGVEKEAAVLRSSELDGGGEFDGVRAMAVVEYGAGRAPLETLAWISPHLNKMAAVKRQMANSAAAAGKAATPPEAAAVENVASVKSLVEEQGPSATPTAPSSTANKPSDQPPVNIPDGNEDMRALGKILGAGAIALGITAVLFVPVSALIRNFGPNFGLAGAGVQNAIFGISVLIFVLTATFLMVRVYREYRALIDRIAAYEAPEEPVSAVRRQQPDIVDLPRRPQSEASPVPDAQDTDSGDDSAGATDESGAREDTDADAASSVPPGGGLTEQMRRAVLQFLASALAAIKDEVPKMNQHVNFGLNLFGAGAAERYGEHAGLKRMQAFVLVREVIGALGNSEERVDAFCRNYEQYRTEERYRMMINAGRATMAKSIEGDSTPFADFADVLNMWTSDSAARAQAQGIVCIMFTDLVGSTQMTHERGDYGAQEIVRIHNAIVRTALAGHHGREVKHTGDGIMASFTSAANAVRAGMQIRESLETHNARNDALQVRVRMGLNAGEAVQEEDDFFGTTVQLAARVCDKAGEGEIFVTGNVLELSKGQGVELLEAGKFEMKGVPEPMTLYRVGASTVSD from the coding sequence GTGACGCCGACTCGTTACGACATATACGTGCGTCAGGGGGGACGCTGGCGCCGCCACGAAGAACTCACCGGCGTTGAAAAGGAAGCCGCTGTGCTTCGGTCCTCGGAACTCGATGGCGGCGGTGAATTCGACGGCGTGCGTGCCATGGCCGTGGTCGAATATGGGGCGGGCCGCGCGCCGCTGGAAACCCTTGCCTGGATCAGCCCGCATCTGAACAAGATGGCCGCCGTTAAACGGCAGATGGCGAATTCCGCTGCCGCCGCCGGAAAAGCCGCGACCCCTCCTGAAGCGGCGGCGGTGGAAAATGTAGCTTCGGTGAAATCGCTCGTCGAAGAACAGGGCCCGAGCGCGACGCCGACCGCGCCGTCCAGCACGGCGAACAAGCCATCGGACCAGCCGCCGGTGAACATACCCGACGGCAACGAGGACATGCGCGCGCTCGGCAAGATACTCGGTGCAGGCGCCATCGCGCTCGGCATCACGGCGGTCCTGTTCGTGCCGGTTTCGGCGCTGATCCGTAATTTCGGGCCGAATTTCGGCCTCGCCGGTGCCGGGGTACAGAATGCCATTTTCGGCATTTCGGTTCTGATCTTTGTGCTCACCGCGACATTCCTGATGGTGCGGGTGTACCGGGAATACCGTGCCCTGATCGACCGCATCGCCGCATACGAAGCCCCGGAAGAACCCGTATCCGCCGTCCGCCGACAGCAACCGGACATCGTAGATCTGCCGCGCCGGCCGCAATCCGAAGCGTCACCGGTTCCGGATGCGCAGGACACGGACAGCGGGGACGACAGCGCTGGCGCAACGGACGAATCAGGCGCACGTGAAGACACCGATGCCGACGCCGCATCGTCCGTGCCGCCGGGCGGCGGTCTGACGGAACAGATGCGCCGCGCCGTGTTGCAGTTCCTCGCCAGTGCGCTGGCCGCGATCAAGGACGAAGTGCCGAAGATGAACCAGCACGTCAATTTCGGGTTGAACCTGTTCGGCGCCGGTGCGGCGGAACGGTATGGCGAGCACGCGGGGCTCAAGCGCATGCAGGCGTTTGTCCTGGTGCGCGAGGTGATCGGCGCGCTCGGCAATTCCGAGGAACGTGTGGATGCGTTCTGCCGGAATTACGAACAATACCGCACCGAAGAGCGTTACCGCATGATGATCAACGCCGGCCGCGCGACGATGGCGAAAAGCATCGAAGGCGACAGCACCCCGTTTGCGGACTTTGCCGATGTTTTGAACATGTGGACGTCTGACTCGGCGGCCCGTGCACAGGCGCAGGGGATTGTCTGCATCATGTTCACGGACCTTGTCGGCTCGACGCAGATGACGCACGAACGCGGCGATTACGGCGCGCAGGAAATCGTCCGCATCCATAATGCCATCGTCCGCACCGCCCTTGCCGGGCATCACGGGCGCGAGGTCAAGCATACCGGCGACGGAATCATGGCCAGCTTCACGTCCGCCGCCAACGCGGTGCGCGCGGGTATGCAGATCCGTGAATCCCTGGAAACGCATAATGCCCGCAACGATGCGCTTCAGGTCCGCGTGCGCATGGGCCTCAACGCCGGCGAGGCGGTGCAGGAAGAAGACGACTTCTTCGGCACTACCGTGCAACTGGCGGCCAGGGTCTGCGACAAGGCGGGCGAGGGCGAAATATTCGTCACCGGGAACGTTCTGGAACTATCGAAAGGGCAGGGCGTCGAACTGCTCGAAGCCGGGAAATTCGAAATGAAGGGTGTGCCGGAACCGATGACCCTTTACCGGGTCGGCGCGTCCACTGTTTCCGATTAA
- a CDS encoding S8 family serine peptidase produces the protein MRRHIHITKLAGIAALTAMLCSPLAASAEIALRHIEPLLGVACDAPYTDPGRFRSALADIRIITHDIDDFAGVPGRARTVMLLGDGTRLEANALFPGGRLRRITFEWQSDKPLSSLSVDHTCRITEAREILYDDAGRAQSIRVYAGDLETVLDDIALNPPPPAAVDPGGVSVGLIDSGVNYTLPPFADRLARTADGQLLGRDYWDGDDRPFDADTGRSAFFPLHHGSAVMSVLIAEAPMARVVPVRYPRPDMTKMADAVDWLAAQNVRIVSIAMGSNDIEEWRNFEAAARRHPRLLFIVSAGNNGRDIDRQPVYPAALRLSNTLVVTSSEPDGRLAQGSNWGAESVDIMTPGERIPVTDHRGAPGKASGSSFAVPRIAALAVRALAKNPDWHGPELRDWILKRARPLSGPKQTRYGWIPDPTDGP, from the coding sequence ATGCGCAGACATATTCACATCACGAAACTGGCCGGCATTGCGGCCCTGACGGCGATGCTGTGTAGCCCCTTGGCGGCGAGCGCGGAAATCGCACTGCGGCACATCGAACCATTGCTCGGGGTTGCCTGCGACGCGCCCTATACCGATCCGGGGCGGTTTCGCAGCGCCCTCGCCGACATCCGCATCATCACCCATGACATCGACGATTTCGCCGGCGTGCCGGGCCGGGCCAGAACCGTGATGTTGCTCGGCGACGGCACACGGCTCGAGGCCAATGCCCTGTTCCCCGGCGGGCGGTTGCGCCGCATCACGTTCGAATGGCAAAGCGACAAACCGCTCAGCAGCCTGTCCGTCGATCATACCTGCCGCATCACCGAGGCCAGGGAAATTCTTTACGACGACGCCGGGCGGGCGCAATCGATCCGCGTCTATGCAGGCGATCTCGAAACGGTGCTGGACGACATCGCCCTCAATCCACCGCCGCCGGCCGCCGTCGATCCGGGCGGTGTCAGCGTCGGCCTGATCGACAGCGGCGTGAATTATACCCTGCCGCCGTTTGCGGACCGGCTCGCGCGGACCGCCGACGGGCAGCTTCTCGGCCGCGATTACTGGGACGGCGACGACCGCCCCTTCGACGCCGACACCGGGCGTTCCGCGTTCTTTCCGCTGCATCACGGCAGTGCGGTGATGAGCGTGCTGATCGCCGAAGCGCCGATGGCACGGGTCGTGCCGGTACGTTATCCCAGGCCCGACATGACGAAGATGGCCGACGCCGTCGACTGGCTGGCGGCGCAAAACGTCCGCATCGTCAGCATCGCCATGGGCTCGAACGATATTGAAGAATGGCGCAACTTCGAGGCGGCGGCGAGACGCCATCCGCGCCTTTTGTTCATCGTCTCGGCCGGCAACAACGGGCGCGACATCGACCGCCAACCGGTCTATCCGGCGGCGCTCCGCCTATCCAACACCCTCGTCGTCACGTCATCAGAGCCGGACGGCCGGCTGGCGCAGGGATCGAACTGGGGGGCGGAAAGTGTCGACATCATGACTCCCGGCGAGCGGATCCCCGTCACCGATCACCGCGGCGCACCGGGCAAGGCGTCGGGATCGAGTTTTGCCGTGCCGCGCATCGCCGCCCTTGCCGTCCGGGCATTGGCGAAAAATCCTGACTGGCACGGACCGGAATTGCGCGACTGGATCTTAAAACGCGCCCGGCCGCTGAGCGGTCCGAAACAAACCCGCTACGGCTGGATCCCCGATCCGACGGACGGCCCGTAA
- a CDS encoding trypsin-like peptidase domain-containing protein, which translates to MIAFAVLIALAPGLQAQSSGAPSCTAPEPVCRAAGNVVMISSFEPIGSAVIIGDGLLVTNRHMVADNAAVEITLADGRKVQARVAPTAYPGDLVALVAAGIDPPALPQNGQPTMQSELYVIGFDVGRQAVRVYTPGRLIAPRAETPLARLHHDARSLPGNSGGALVDAEGRLVGIVASGGEGRNEAIAVPEIARLREMTGPDRLDASLLIGRAYRRCVERLDSVRHAAGPLNDGDAVEIQDACLATSNRQLMDEAGKVFGMRRDLARALVMLEASYRIDPNAPNALISLAVTYHIAGRFKDEIPILHHALEILPDEPQILRLALQAGIWGGDQALADKAMRRIEAVLPQMAPAARRFYDAPPPAPKLRP; encoded by the coding sequence TTGATCGCATTTGCCGTGCTGATTGCGCTGGCGCCGGGCCTTCAGGCCCAGAGCAGCGGGGCGCCGTCCTGCACTGCGCCTGAGCCGGTTTGCCGGGCGGCCGGGAACGTCGTGATGATTTCGTCGTTCGAGCCGATCGGCAGCGCCGTCATCATCGGTGACGGACTGCTGGTCACCAACCGGCATATGGTTGCGGACAACGCGGCGGTGGAAATCACCCTCGCCGACGGCCGCAAGGTGCAGGCGCGGGTGGCCCCGACGGCGTATCCGGGCGACCTGGTCGCGCTCGTCGCGGCGGGGATCGACCCGCCCGCGCTGCCGCAAAACGGCCAACCGACGATGCAGAGCGAGCTTTACGTGATCGGCTTCGATGTCGGCCGTCAGGCGGTGCGGGTCTACACGCCGGGCCGGCTGATCGCACCCCGCGCCGAAACACCGCTGGCCAGACTGCATCACGATGCGCGTTCGCTGCCCGGAAATTCCGGCGGTGCGCTGGTCGATGCCGAAGGCCGTCTCGTCGGGATCGTCGCCTCGGGCGGCGAGGGCCGGAACGAGGCCATCGCCGTTCCCGAGATCGCACGTCTCAGGGAAATGACCGGCCCCGACAGGCTCGACGCTTCGTTGCTCATCGGCCGCGCCTATCGCCGCTGCGTCGAGCGGCTGGACAGTGTGCGCCATGCGGCGGGGCCGCTGAATGACGGCGATGCGGTTGAAATCCAGGATGCCTGCCTGGCCACGTCCAACCGCCAGTTGATGGACGAAGCCGGCAAGGTGTTCGGCATGCGGCGCGATCTTGCACGCGCGCTTGTCATGCTGGAAGCCTCTTACCGTATCGACCCCAATGCGCCGAATGCGCTGATCTCGCTGGCCGTGACCTATCACATCGCCGGGCGCTTCAAGGATGAAATCCCGATCCTCCATCACGCGCTGGAAATCCTGCCGGACGAGCCGCAGATTCTCAGGCTGGCATTGCAGGCCGGGATATGGGGCGGCGATCAGGCGCTGGCCGACAAGGCTATGCGGCGGATTGAAGCGGTGCTGCCGCAGATGGCGCCGGCGGCACGGCGGTTTTACGACGCACCGCCACCGGCACCGAAGCTGCGACCCTAG
- a CDS encoding AzlD domain-containing protein: MNGAGQSLGAIGPWALLFMAIAATYLWRGMGSVIAARLDPESRFLQWVACVAYGLLAALISRIVFLPVGILENTQLVDRLGATALGFVVFFAFKKHIGAGTLTAAGVFMLLVWARTQGML, encoded by the coding sequence ATGAACGGGGCGGGGCAAAGTCTGGGCGCGATCGGGCCGTGGGCGCTGCTGTTCATGGCCATTGCGGCGACATATCTGTGGCGCGGTATGGGCAGTGTCATTGCCGCGCGGCTCGATCCGGAAAGCCGTTTTCTGCAATGGGTCGCCTGCGTTGCTTACGGCCTGCTGGCGGCCCTGATATCGCGCATCGTGTTTCTGCCCGTCGGCATTCTGGAAAACACGCAACTGGTCGACCGGCTAGGCGCAACGGCGCTCGGCTTTGTGGTATTCTTTGCCTTCAAAAAGCATATCGGCGCCGGCACGCTGACCGCCGCAGGCGTCTTCATGCTTCTTGTCTGGGCCAGGACACAGGGGATGCTTTGA